In the genome of Serratia symbiotica (Periphyllus acericola), one region contains:
- the traX gene encoding conjugal transfer protein TraX: MKTESRGRDRLPEEKPPVPIAKRARWFAINVLVPVSDISQVGRYTGHNVARLWQRIRTVTSCRAVDDYRPANWSQAVADTGLSASTLCRHYRFSLWIWWGLMWLTALSAIGLLLMLVTAGGSVSPTGWLRIGSVLLVMGLLSATGFVHALGVNYRLWQLEAQRVSASEQGGFQAFLRETRWFRRVLTAGLRR; encoded by the coding sequence ATGAAGACAGAAAGCAGGGGGCGTGATCGCCTCCCGGAGGAAAAACCGCCCGTACCGATAGCGAAACGTGCACGCTGGTTTGCCATCAACGTACTGGTGCCGGTCTCCGACATCTCTCAGGTTGGGCGCTACACCGGCCACAACGTTGCCCGTCTCTGGCAGCGTATCCGGACTGTCACGTCGTGCCGGGCTGTGGATGACTATCGTCCGGCCAACTGGTCTCAGGCGGTGGCGGACACCGGCCTGTCGGCCTCGACGCTATGCAGGCACTATCGCTTCAGCCTGTGGATCTGGTGGGGGCTGATGTGGCTGACGGCCCTGTCGGCCATCGGACTCCTACTGATGCTGGTGACAGCGGGGGGGAGCGTCAGCCCGACTGGCTGGTTGCGTATCGGCAGTGTGTTGCTGGTCATGGGATTGCTGAGCGCCACCGGTTTTGTGCATGCACTGGGGGTAAACTACCGGCTGTGGCAGCTTGAAGCGCAGCGGGTCTCGGCGTCAGAGCAGGGCGGGTTTCAGGCATTTCTGCGGGAGACGCGCTGGTTTCGTCGGGTACTCACCGCCGGTCTACGGCGATAG
- a CDS encoding porin, with amino-acid sequence MYNNKLRDGKDNAAGFSKIGQRYIKLKGEVGGAALNVQWGWQTLRDYGVISRSTRLSPSSYLGCSGGATRAGLPFRGAYIERSMARHSPESLRLKTYDGRVIGHLTTAELGYKNDLFNGQFAYCESQDCLRRQILRLVFSPYEKLTLCSQIYTTQVLDSYQAMALSKRHFDRNANHYAFDVKWQEPRCNLKLGIAQIRAPKGEGTLGFYPRHMTKDSRGTFTSMANMEAYMADGETMLGMEAEYGMTPEFTAGLLGTYGQFDYQGVRIRLGEINAFGRWPPSQSQVEKIVGPGWSHKHQNNTHVIADGRYQTSHSLAAEFIAEYRFKLF; translated from the coding sequence TTGTACAACAACAAACTCAGGGATGGTAAAGATAATGCAGCGGGGTTCAGTAAAATTGGGCAGCGCTATATTAAACTGAAAGGCGAGGTGGGTGGCGCTGCGCTCAATGTGCAGTGGGGCTGGCAAACGCTGCGCGATTATGGCGTGATTTCCCGTTCCACCCGTCTTTCGCCCAGCAGCTATTTGGGATGTTCAGGCGGAGCGACGCGTGCCGGGTTGCCTTTCCGTGGGGCTTATATCGAGCGTTCCATGGCGCGCCACTCCCCCGAAAGTCTACGCCTGAAAACCTACGATGGCCGTGTTATCGGCCATCTTACCACTGCCGAGCTAGGCTATAAGAATGACCTGTTCAATGGTCAATTTGCGTACTGTGAATCTCAGGACTGCTTGCGCCGCCAAATCTTACGGCTGGTGTTCAGCCCCTATGAGAAACTCACACTGTGCAGCCAGATTTACACCACTCAAGTGCTGGACAGCTACCAGGCGATGGCGCTGAGTAAACGTCATTTCGATCGTAATGCCAACCACTATGCCTTCGATGTTAAATGGCAGGAGCCACGCTGCAACCTCAAGTTGGGTATCGCCCAGATTCGGGCACCAAAAGGGGAAGGAACGTTGGGGTTTTATCCGCGTCATATGACGAAGGACTCGCGCGGCACCTTCACCTCTATGGCCAATATGGAAGCGTATATGGCTGATGGTGAAACCATGCTGGGGATGGAGGCCGAATACGGCATGACGCCTGAATTCACCGCCGGGCTGCTCGGTACCTATGGTCAATTCGACTATCAAGGGGTTAGGATACGCCTAGGTGAGATTAACGCTTTCGGCCGCTGGCCTCCTTCACAATCACAAGTTGAAAAAATCGTTGGCCCAGGTTGGTCCCATAAGCATCAGAATAATACCCACGTAATAGCCGATGGACGCTATCAGACGTCTCATTCTCTGGCGGCAGAATTTATTGCCGAGTACCGCTTCAAACTGTTTTAA
- the tatA gene encoding twin-arginine translocase TatA/TatE family subunit: MDSISITQFLVIAVIVVLLFGTKKLRTLGSDLGASIKDCKKAIGDETPPSTRQSLTQQPVTMA; the protein is encoded by the coding sequence ATGGACAGTATTAGTATTACGCAATTTTTGGTTATCGCAGTGATCGTTGTGCTGCTGTTTGGCACCAAAAAGCTCCGCACATTGGGTTCTGATCTCGGTGCCTCCATCAAGGATTGCAAAAAAGCGATTGGCGACGAAACGCCACCGTCAACCCGCCAGTCACTGACCCAGCAGCCAGTCACGATGGCGTGA
- the ubiJ gene encoding ubiquinone biosynthesis protein UbiJ: MLFTPLLTGALETSLNSLLFHDRSMKSARQRLVGKVLRIELKELASPLVLVFSERRVDVLGQYEDNVDCTVRSRIPALLKLRDRQKLPVLMRCGELMAEGDIQVVQQWVALLDLAEWDPAEWLAPYIGDIAAQGITQALGKGARLLKAGLQRWQHDMAETLTEEWRVAPGSLEVAWFNEDVDAVTHSTQALIASMNQLEGKR; encoded by the coding sequence ATGCTGTTTACCCCCCTGCTGACTGGCGCGTTGGAGACCTCGCTCAACAGCTTACTCTTTCACGATCGCAGCATGAAATCCGCCCGGCAGCGTTTGGTGGGCAAGGTGCTGCGCATTGAGCTGAAGGAACTGGCCTCTCCGCTGGTGCTGGTGTTTAGCGAGCGGCGGGTGGATGTGCTGGGGCAATATGAAGATAACGTTGATTGTACCGTCCGTAGCCGTATCCCGGCGCTACTGAAGTTGCGCGATCGCCAGAAACTGCCAGTGTTGATGCGTTGCGGCGAACTGATGGCGGAAGGCGACATTCAGGTAGTGCAACAGTGGGTCGCTCTGCTCGATCTGGCTGAGTGGGACCCTGCCGAATGGCTGGCACCCTACATCGGCGATATTGCCGCTCAGGGCATCACCCAGGCGTTGGGCAAAGGAGCCCGCTTGTTGAAAGCCGGTTTACAGCGCTGGCAACATGACATGGCGGAGACGCTAACGGAAGAGTGGCGTGTGGCACCGGGATCGCTTGAAGTGGCCTGGTTCAACGAGGATGTTGACGCCGTCACCCACAGCACACAAGCGCTGATCGCCAGCATGAACCAGTTAGAGGGCAAGCGATGA
- the tatC gene encoding Sec-independent protein translocase subunit TatC, with protein sequence MAAEDTQPLISHLIELRKRLLHSIISVLVIFWVLVYFANDIYQWVAAPLIKQLPVGAIMIATDVAAPFFTPIKLTLIVSVFVSAPMILYQVWAFIAPALYQHERRLMVPPLVSSSLLFYLGVAFAYFIVFPLAFSFFAKTAPVGVMIATDINNYLDFVMALFMVFSTAFEVPVAIIQLCWSGVTSPEDLKKKRPYVLVGAFLVGMLLTPPDVFSQTLLAIPMYLLYEVGIFFARFYTGKRNAPPEEENQGE encoded by the coding sequence ATGGCTGCTGAAGATACCCAACCCCTTATCAGTCACCTGATAGAATTGCGTAAGCGGTTGTTACACTCGATTATCAGCGTGTTGGTGATCTTTTGGGTGCTGGTCTATTTCGCCAACGACATTTACCAATGGGTCGCTGCACCGTTGATTAAACAACTACCTGTCGGGGCTATCATGATCGCCACCGATGTGGCGGCACCGTTCTTTACTCCCATCAAGCTGACCCTGATCGTCTCGGTGTTTGTTTCAGCACCGATGATTCTGTATCAAGTCTGGGCTTTTATCGCACCGGCGCTGTACCAACATGAACGTCGGTTAATGGTGCCGCCGCTGGTTTCCAGCAGCTTGCTGTTTTATCTCGGCGTGGCCTTCGCTTACTTTATCGTGTTTCCGCTTGCCTTTAGCTTCTTCGCCAAGACTGCGCCAGTCGGGGTGATGATCGCCACCGACATCAATAACTACCTCGATTTCGTCATGGCGCTGTTTATGGTATTCAGCACAGCTTTCGAGGTGCCCGTTGCCATTATCCAGCTTTGCTGGAGCGGTGTAACCTCGCCGGAAGATCTGAAGAAGAAACGGCCTTATGTATTGGTCGGGGCGTTTTTGGTGGGGATGTTACTAACGCCGCCTGACGTGTTTTCACAGACTTTACTGGCAATACCGATGTACCTGCTGTACGAGGTAGGGATATTCTTCGCCCGTTTCTATACGGGCAAACGCAATGCGCCGCCGGAAGAAGAAAACCAAGGCGAATAA
- a CDS encoding type II toxin-antitoxin system Phd/YefM family antitoxin, with product MHALTFADARKHFAEIMQRISDNAELVRILRRDAPDVVIIGAHEYDAMVETLHLFSNPVNAAHINASLDELERGDIVEIDV from the coding sequence ATGCATGCATTAACGTTCGCAGACGCAAGGAAACACTTCGCCGAGATAATGCAGCGCATCAGTGACAATGCTGAGCTGGTACGTATCTTGCGGCGTGATGCCCCTGACGTCGTCATCATTGGTGCCCATGAATACGACGCCATGGTTGAAACGCTACACCTTTTCAGCAATCCGGTGAACGCCGCACATATCAATGCGTCTCTGGATGAACTGGAACGTGGGGATATTGTCGAGATTGACGTTTGA
- the ubiB gene encoding ubiquinone biosynthesis regulatory protein kinase UbiB translates to MTPGELCRLYLIVRVFLSYGLDELIPKMRLTPLLHFGRRLLFWMPNRHQEKPLGERLRLALQDLGPVWIKFGQMMSTRRDLFPPHIADQLTLLQDRVSPFDGALARKSIEQAIGGPLEAWFDEFDPQALASASIAQVHSALLKTTGKEVVLKVIRPDIGPIIKADVRLMYRLAGWVTMLMLDGRRLRPREVVREYEKTLLDELNLLREAANAIQLRRNFEGSSMLYVPEVYTDYCRENVLVMERIYGIPVSDINALEQQGTNMKLLAERGVQVFFTQVFRDSFFHADMHPGNIFVSYQHPQDPCYIGIDCGIVGSLNKDDKRYLAENFIAFFNRDYRKVAELHVDSGWLPRDTNVEDFEFAIRTVCEPIFEKQLAEISFGNVLLNLFNTARRFNMEVQPQLVLLQKTLLYVEGLGRQLYPQLDLWNTAKPFLESWLRDQVGIPAAIRALKEKAPFWAEKLPELPELFYHSLQQHKLLLQSLDKLTEQMQVQRVRQGQSRYLLGVGATLLVSGTLLLLGQVALFPVWIMAAGVICWVTGWQRTP, encoded by the coding sequence ATGACCCCTGGTGAACTCTGCCGCCTGTATTTGATCGTCCGCGTTTTTCTTAGTTATGGCCTGGATGAATTAATCCCTAAAATGCGCCTGACGCCGCTCTTGCATTTTGGCCGTCGGTTGCTGTTCTGGATGCCGAATCGGCATCAGGAAAAACCGCTGGGCGAGCGTTTGCGGCTGGCGCTGCAAGATCTGGGGCCGGTGTGGATCAAGTTCGGCCAGATGATGTCGACCCGCCGTGACTTGTTTCCACCGCACATCGCCGATCAACTGACGCTGCTACAGGATCGGGTGTCCCCCTTTGATGGCGCGCTGGCACGCAAGTCTATCGAACAGGCGATAGGAGGGCCGCTGGAGGCCTGGTTTGACGAGTTTGACCCACAAGCGCTGGCATCGGCCTCCATTGCACAAGTACATAGCGCCCTGCTGAAAACCACCGGAAAGGAAGTGGTGCTAAAGGTGATACGGCCAGATATCGGGCCGATCATTAAAGCTGACGTTCGCCTGATGTATCGCTTGGCCGGCTGGGTGACAATGTTGATGCTAGATGGCCGCCGCCTGCGCCCGCGTGAAGTGGTTCGCGAGTACGAAAAGACCTTGCTGGATGAATTGAACCTGCTGCGCGAAGCGGCCAACGCCATTCAGTTACGCCGCAATTTTGAAGGTAGCTCTATGCTGTATGTGCCTGAAGTCTACACCGATTACTGCCGTGAAAACGTGCTGGTGATGGAACGGATCTACGGCATTCCGGTTTCGGACATTAACGCACTGGAACAGCAAGGCACCAACATGAAGCTGTTAGCAGAACGCGGTGTTCAGGTGTTCTTTACTCAGGTATTCCGCGATAGCTTCTTCCATGCAGATATGCATCCTGGTAATATTTTTGTCAGCTACCAGCACCCGCAAGATCCCTGCTATATCGGCATTGACTGCGGTATCGTCGGTTCGCTGAACAAAGACGACAAACGCTATCTAGCGGAAAACTTCATCGCCTTTTTCAATCGCGATTACCGTAAGGTGGCAGAGTTGCACGTTGACTCAGGTTGGCTACCGCGCGACACCAACGTGGAAGATTTTGAATTCGCCATTCGCACGGTGTGTGAACCGATCTTTGAAAAGCAGTTGGCGGAGATCTCATTTGGCAACGTGCTATTGAACCTGTTCAATACGGCACGCCGCTTCAATATGGAAGTGCAGCCGCAACTGGTGTTATTGCAGAAGACCTTGCTGTATGTTGAAGGTCTGGGCAGACAGCTCTATCCACAATTGGACTTGTGGAACACCGCCAAACCCTTTCTTGAGAGCTGGCTGCGCGATCAGGTCGGCATACCAGCCGCGATACGTGCCCTGAAAGAAAAAGCACCGTTCTGGGCAGAGAAGCTGCCCGAATTACCTGAACTATTTTACCACAGCTTGCAGCAGCATAAGTTGCTGCTGCAAAGCTTGGATAAGCTGACTGAGCAGATGCAGGTGCAGCGGGTTCGTCAGGGGCAATCGCGTTATCTGCTCGGCGTTGGCGCTACACTGTTAGTAAGCGGTACACTGCTGCTGTTAGGACAGGTCGCGCTTTTCCCCGTCTGGATAATGGCTGCTGGCGTTATCTGCTGGGTGACTGGCTGGCAGCGAACTCCCTGA
- the cysG gene encoding siroheme synthase CysG — translation MWTYLPIFADLKQRPVLVVGGGEVAARKVDLLQRSGAEIRIVSQSLSPELEQQWQHGLLIWLGTTFEPCQLDEVFLVIAATDDGAVNAKVFAAADKCRVLANVVDDKPRCSFIFPSIIDRSPLVVGVSSSGQAPVLARIKLEALLPASLGQMAEVAGRWRGQVKQRLTSISERRRFWEKTFGGRFSTQVANGQSAQAEQQLEQDLHRFAQSGESTQGEIALVGAGPGDVGLLTLRGLQLIQQGDVVLYDHLVSDEILDLVRRDAERICVGKRAGAHSVIQEEINRLLLVLAQQGKRVVRLNGGDPFIFGRGGEELQVAAEVGIPFQVVPGITDAAGATAYGGIPLTHRDHAQSVTFITGHCRPDGDGLDWANLARSRQTLAIYMGAMKAAAISQCLMAHGRVASTPVSVISRGTRADQQVHIGTLQQLEELAQRAALPALLVIGEVVALHHQNQIAWFGQQPQVAGTSRPAVVNFA, via the coding sequence TTGTGGACCTACCTACCCATTTTTGCTGACCTGAAACAACGCCCGGTGCTGGTGGTTGGCGGTGGTGAAGTGGCGGCGCGCAAAGTCGATCTGCTTCAGCGCTCCGGGGCTGAAATACGCATAGTGTCGCAGTCGCTGTCACCTGAACTTGAACAACAGTGGCAGCATGGGCTGCTTATCTGGTTGGGAACAACTTTCGAGCCTTGTCAGTTGGATGAAGTATTCCTGGTGATTGCCGCTACGGATGACGGTGCGGTGAACGCTAAGGTGTTTGCCGCAGCGGACAAATGCCGGGTGTTGGCAAACGTGGTGGACGACAAGCCGCGTTGCTCATTTATCTTCCCATCGATTATCGATCGTTCACCCTTGGTAGTCGGTGTCTCTTCCAGCGGCCAGGCCCCGGTACTGGCGCGCATAAAGCTGGAGGCGCTACTGCCTGCCAGCTTGGGTCAGATGGCGGAAGTGGCTGGGCGCTGGCGTGGCCAAGTCAAACAGCGGTTGACGTCGATCAGCGAGCGCCGTCGTTTCTGGGAAAAAACCTTCGGTGGCCGTTTCTCTACGCAGGTAGCCAATGGCCAGAGTGCACAGGCAGAACAACAGCTAGAACAGGATTTGCACCGCTTCGCCCAAAGCGGCGAAAGTACCCAGGGCGAGATAGCCTTGGTGGGGGCCGGGCCGGGTGATGTGGGGTTGTTAACCCTGCGCGGACTACAACTCATACAACAGGGGGACGTGGTGTTGTATGACCATCTGGTTAGTGACGAGATCCTCGATCTGGTGCGCCGCGATGCTGAGCGTATCTGCGTAGGTAAACGCGCTGGCGCACACTCGGTGATTCAGGAAGAGATCAATCGTCTACTGCTGGTGTTGGCGCAGCAGGGCAAACGTGTAGTGCGTCTTAACGGAGGCGACCCGTTCATTTTCGGTCGTGGTGGCGAAGAGCTACAGGTGGCAGCGGAGGTAGGAATTCCGTTTCAGGTGGTGCCGGGCATCACTGACGCCGCTGGGGCGACCGCCTATGGAGGCATTCCGCTGACCCACCGTGATCATGCGCAGAGCGTGACATTTATCACTGGTCATTGCCGCCCCGATGGCGACGGTTTGGATTGGGCTAATCTGGCTCGGTCAAGGCAGACGTTAGCGATTTATATGGGTGCTATGAAAGCGGCAGCCATCAGTCAGTGCCTGATGGCCCATGGTCGTGTAGCTTCTACGCCAGTGTCGGTGATCAGTCGGGGTACGCGTGCCGATCAGCAAGTGCATATAGGCACGCTGCAACAACTTGAAGAGTTGGCTCAACGGGCAGCGCTGCCCGCGTTGCTGGTGATCGGCGAGGTGGTGGCACTGCATCATCAAAATCAAATCGCCTGGTTCGGGCAGCAACCACAGGTAGCAGGGACATCGCGCCCAGCTGTTGTGAATTTTGCTTAA
- the hemB gene encoding porphobilinogen synthase translates to MSHAFQGSFPGRRMRRMRRHDFSRRLAAENQLTVNDLIYPVFVMEGNNRQEQVATMPDVSRMTIDWLIKEAETIAMLGVPVISLFPVIEPGLKSLHAEESYNPDGLVQRAVRALKDAVPELGILTDVALDPYTTNGQDGVIDEQGYVINDITKDILVRQALSHAEAGAEIVAPSDMMDGRIGAIRYCLEQQGQVNTQIMAYSAKYASYYYSPFRDALGSSINLHGGCKKSYQMNPANSDEALQEIAQDLLEGADMVMVKPGMPYLDVVYRVKSTFGVPTFAYQVSGEYAMHMAAIQNGWLPEQPTVMESLIGFKRAGADGVLTYFAKRVAQWLHDGAMQR, encoded by the coding sequence ATGAGCCATGCATTTCAGGGTTCCTTCCCAGGACGTCGCATGCGCCGCATGCGACGTCATGACTTCAGCCGCCGCCTGGCTGCTGAGAATCAATTGACGGTCAACGACCTGATTTATCCCGTTTTTGTCATGGAAGGCAACAACCGTCAAGAACAGGTCGCAACGATGCCCGATGTCTCACGCATGACTATCGACTGGCTGATCAAGGAAGCGGAAACAATCGCCATGCTCGGTGTGCCGGTGATATCCCTATTTCCGGTCATCGAGCCGGGTTTGAAATCGCTGCACGCAGAAGAATCTTATAATCCAGATGGCCTGGTGCAACGCGCGGTACGCGCGCTGAAAGATGCAGTGCCAGAACTGGGCATCCTGACCGATGTTGCGCTCGATCCCTATACCACCAATGGGCAGGACGGGGTAATCGATGAACAAGGCTATGTGATCAACGATATCACCAAAGATATTCTAGTTCGTCAGGCACTGTCTCATGCCGAGGCAGGAGCGGAAATCGTGGCACCGAGCGATATGATGGATGGCCGTATCGGGGCAATCCGCTATTGTCTGGAGCAGCAGGGCCAGGTGAACACCCAAATTATGGCCTACTCGGCCAAGTACGCTTCTTACTACTATAGCCCGTTCCGTGACGCGCTGGGATCCAGCATCAACCTACATGGCGGCTGCAAGAAAAGCTATCAGATGAACCCCGCCAATAGCGACGAAGCACTGCAAGAGATTGCGCAGGATCTGCTGGAAGGCGCGGATATGGTGATGGTAAAACCGGGTATGCCCTATCTTGACGTGGTGTATAGGGTGAAAAGCACCTTCGGCGTACCCACCTTTGCTTATCAGGTGTCTGGTGAATACGCCATGCATATGGCAGCGATTCAGAACGGCTGGCTACCAGAGCAACCTACGGTGATGGAGTCGCTGATAGGCTTCAAGCGCGCGGGGGCTGACGGTGTGCTGACCTACTTCGCCAAGCGTGTCGCTCAATGGCTACATGACGGGGCAATGCAGCGCTAG
- a CDS encoding Txe/YoeB family addiction module toxin — MKIRFTRRAATDFQHWQNNVKVYERVRLLIKAVHVDLFCGIGKPERLRHHKNPALYSRRIDREHRLVYSVTDGELTIIAWSFHYESL; from the coding sequence TTGAAGATCCGCTTTACCCGCCGGGCTGCCACCGATTTTCAACACTGGCAAAATAACGTCAAGGTATACGAGCGCGTTAGATTGCTGATCAAGGCGGTTCATGTTGATCTGTTTTGTGGTATTGGAAAGCCCGAGCGGCTTCGCCACCATAAAAATCCTGCACTGTATTCACGCCGTATAGACAGGGAACACAGACTCGTTTACAGCGTCACTGACGGTGAGTTAACGATAATTGCCTGGAGCTTTCACTACGAAAGCCTCTGA
- the ubiE gene encoding bifunctional demethylmenaquinone methyltransferase/2-methoxy-6-polyprenyl-1,4-benzoquinol methylase UbiE: MAEQPQKTTDFGFRTVARDEKQAMVADVFHSVAAKYDVMNDLMSFGIHRIWKRFTIDYSGVRRGQRVLDLAGGTGDLAAKFSGMVGEPGLVVLADINDSMLKVGRDKLRDRGIVSNVSYVQANAEALPFPDNYFDCITIAFGLRNVTEKGKALRSMFRVLKPGGRLLVLEFSKPRLAPLNKAYDAYSFHVLPKIGALVVKDPDSYRYLAESIRMHPDQETLKGMMVNAGFDNVTYFNLTGGIVALHRGFKF; this comes from the coding sequence ATGGCAGAACAACCGCAGAAAACGACCGATTTTGGTTTTCGTACCGTTGCTAGAGACGAAAAACAGGCCATGGTAGCGGATGTTTTTCATTCAGTAGCGGCAAAGTATGACGTCATGAACGATCTGATGTCATTTGGCATTCACCGTATCTGGAAACGCTTCACCATTGACTATAGCGGCGTGCGCCGTGGGCAGCGGGTCTTGGATCTAGCTGGTGGTACGGGTGACTTAGCGGCCAAATTCTCCGGCATGGTTGGCGAGCCGGGGCTGGTGGTGCTAGCGGATATTAACGATTCGATGCTCAAGGTGGGTCGCGACAAGCTACGCGATCGCGGCATCGTCAGCAATGTCAGCTATGTGCAGGCCAATGCGGAAGCATTACCGTTCCCTGATAACTATTTTGATTGCATCACTATCGCTTTCGGCCTGCGCAACGTCACCGAAAAAGGCAAAGCGCTGCGTTCGATGTTCCGCGTACTAAAACCGGGTGGCCGTCTGCTGGTACTGGAATTCTCCAAGCCTCGGCTGGCACCGTTGAACAAAGCCTACGATGCCTATTCTTTCCATGTGCTGCCAAAAATCGGCGCACTGGTGGTGAAGGATCCAGACAGCTACCGTTATCTGGCCGAATCAATCCGCATGCACCCCGATCAGGAAACGCTAAAGGGTATGATGGTCAATGCTGGTTTCGATAACGTCACCTATTTCAACCTGACCGGCGGCATTGTAGCCTTGCACCGTGGCTTCAAATTCTGA
- the rmuC gene encoding DNA recombination protein RmuC: MDSSLVYGIGGWGIGLLLGWLIASLLAQQTKARYETKLRLLEQALQQVQQVAAARREETLRHHEQQMRQNELELRNLHSQLAAGQEKLQQLNHWRNECELLNQELRAQREVNSAQEAELREVTIRLEETRMAAEEKQRLLINSEQRLTTQFENLANRIFEHCGRKVDEQNQQSLDRLLLPLREQLDGFRRQVQDSFGQEARERHTLTHEIRNLQQLNAQIAREAVNLTKALKGGNKTQGNWGEVVLSRVLEASGLREGHEYETQVNVRLDHNSRMQPDVIVRLPQGKDVVIDAKVSLIAYERYFNGEDEAQREAALNEHIASLRGHIRLLGHKDYQQLPSLRSLDYVLMFIPIEPAFLLAIDHEPEMISEALKHNIMLVSPTTLLVALRTITNLWRYEHQSKNAQCIADRAAKLYDKMRLFVDDMSALGQSLDKAQGSYRQAMNKLSTGRGNLIGQTEGFRTLGVEVKRPINPLLAQKASAQQHEAEASVGNEPTSVLPQAEEDPPSGKANAVSPP, encoded by the coding sequence GTGGATAGCAGTCTGGTTTATGGGATCGGTGGGTGGGGGATCGGCCTGCTACTCGGCTGGCTGATCGCCAGCCTACTGGCGCAGCAGACCAAAGCGAGGTATGAGACCAAACTGCGTTTGCTGGAGCAAGCGTTGCAACAGGTGCAGCAGGTGGCAGCGGCTCGACGAGAGGAAACGTTACGACACCATGAGCAACAAATGCGCCAGAACGAGTTGGAACTGCGCAATTTACACAGCCAACTGGCAGCTGGGCAGGAAAAGCTGCAACAGCTCAATCACTGGCGCAACGAGTGTGAGTTGCTCAATCAGGAGCTGCGCGCCCAGCGTGAGGTCAACAGCGCGCAGGAAGCCGAACTACGCGAAGTTACCATCCGGCTAGAGGAGACTCGCATGGCAGCAGAAGAGAAGCAGCGCCTGCTGATCAACAGCGAACAGCGTCTCACCACCCAATTCGAAAACCTGGCAAACCGTATTTTCGAACATTGTGGCCGCAAGGTGGATGAACAAAACCAGCAAAGCCTGGATCGCCTGCTGTTGCCGTTACGTGAACAACTGGACGGTTTTCGCCGACAGGTGCAAGACAGCTTTGGACAGGAAGCACGTGAGCGCCATACGTTGACGCATGAAATACGCAATTTGCAGCAGTTGAATGCCCAGATTGCGCGTGAAGCTGTCAACCTCACTAAGGCGCTAAAAGGGGGCAACAAGACCCAGGGCAACTGGGGCGAGGTGGTACTGAGCCGGGTGCTGGAAGCCTCTGGCCTGCGCGAGGGGCATGAGTATGAAACCCAGGTCAACGTGCGGTTAGATCACAATAGTCGCATGCAACCGGATGTGATCGTCCGTCTGCCGCAGGGCAAGGATGTGGTGATCGACGCCAAGGTGTCCCTGATTGCCTATGAGCGTTATTTTAACGGTGAAGACGAGGCGCAGCGCGAGGCGGCGCTAAACGAGCATATTGCCTCATTGCGCGGCCATATCCGGCTGCTGGGGCACAAGGATTATCAGCAGCTGCCCAGTTTGCGCTCGCTGGATTACGTGCTGATGTTCATCCCCATCGAACCGGCCTTTCTACTGGCGATTGACCATGAGCCGGAGATGATCAGCGAGGCGCTTAAGCACAACATCATGTTGGTCAGCCCGACTACGCTGTTGGTGGCGCTACGCACCATCACTAACCTGTGGCGCTACGAGCACCAAAGCAAGAACGCCCAATGCATCGCAGACCGGGCAGCAAAGCTATATGACAAAATGCGGCTGTTCGTCGACGATATGTCCGCACTGGGTCAAAGCTTGGACAAAGCGCAGGGAAGTTATCGCCAGGCAATGAACAAACTGAGTACTGGCCGTGGTAATCTTATCGGCCAGACAGAGGGTTTCCGCACGCTGGGAGTCGAAGTAAAGCGGCCAATCAATCCGTTATTAGCTCAGAAGGCCAGCGCACAACAGCATGAAGCCGAGGCGTCGGTGGGCAACGAACCGACCAGTGTGCTGCCGCAGGCAGAAGAAGACCCTCCCTCAGGAAAAGCAAACGCCGTTTCGCCCCCTTGA